One part of the Maribacter aquivivus genome encodes these proteins:
- a CDS encoding O-antigen ligase family protein — protein sequence MTSNLDKEKNSLPVLRYLILGLFLWNLPAFLLTYMNGSISSLISYISYALLVLYVVINGKSGNSKGMLLLGLSYFLISGLVDQQYMPDFRFFLVIAIKYFIVIWGGYEVLKKTSKIEMWWFLMIGALSILGNMFLFNDPKADYGRYSGFYLDPNNGGLICLMGFSASFLLPKVYKIVGKAAFTLLGLFTLSRTFVITWILINILSIKLSIKNIKMLAIGFGILSSLLIYNEFLPVKNPRLEQISASLTGNESKSKGIDKDSRWHTWSRYYDALQNKPILGNGYQSFLGSGIAPPVGVHNTYLLIWGEGGIIPITIFLVYMIWLFFESYKVFNDKPHLLMMMLGLSLFLMTNHNFLTSNYSLFILLWIHIQVKETSKQEDLINLKVNTIEA from the coding sequence ATGACAAGTAATTTAGACAAAGAGAAAAATAGTTTACCAGTTCTAAGATATTTAATCTTAGGACTTTTTCTATGGAATTTACCTGCTTTTCTTTTAACATATATGAATGGCTCAATTTCATCCTTGATTAGCTACATATCTTATGCTTTATTAGTCCTATATGTTGTAATCAATGGCAAAAGTGGTAATAGTAAGGGTATGTTACTACTTGGTTTATCCTACTTTTTAATATCTGGTCTAGTTGACCAACAGTATATGCCCGATTTTAGATTTTTTCTTGTAATCGCAATTAAATACTTCATTGTGATATGGGGTGGCTATGAAGTTTTAAAAAAAACTAGTAAAATTGAAATGTGGTGGTTTTTAATGATTGGAGCATTATCAATTTTAGGAAATATGTTTTTATTTAATGACCCTAAGGCTGATTATGGCAGGTATAGTGGTTTTTATTTAGACCCCAACAATGGAGGTCTTATTTGTCTTATGGGCTTCTCAGCCTCTTTTTTATTGCCAAAAGTCTATAAAATCGTTGGTAAAGCAGCCTTTACACTTTTAGGTCTTTTTACACTTTCAAGAACATTCGTAATCACATGGATATTAATAAATATACTATCAATTAAACTAAGTATTAAAAATATTAAAATGCTAGCAATAGGTTTTGGAATACTTAGTTCACTACTTATATATAATGAATTTCTTCCCGTTAAAAATCCAAGATTGGAACAGATAAGCGCATCTCTAACAGGTAATGAATCAAAATCAAAAGGCATTGACAAAGATTCTAGATGGCATACATGGAGCAGATATTATGACGCATTGCAAAACAAACCGATATTGGGTAATGGATATCAATCATTTCTTGGCTCTGGTATTGCACCACCAGTTGGTGTTCACAATACTTATCTCTTAATATGGGGTGAAGGTGGAATTATCCCGATAACAATATTTCTTGTATATATGATTTGGCTATTTTTTGAAAGTTATAAAGTTTTCAATGATAAACCACATTTATTAATGATGATGCTAGGTCTTAGTTTATTTTTAATGACAAATCATAATTTTCTCACATCTAACTATTCACTTTTTATTTTATTATGGATACATATTCAGGTAAAGGAAACTTCTAAACAAGAAGATTTAATTAACCTTAAGGTTAATACAATAGAAGCATAA
- a CDS encoding glycosyltransferase family 4 protein, giving the protein MTYNIHIITGLSGGGAEHLVLDLSQRAKNDNKKVVVISVTSLNDIEHKFTKLGITCEFLNIDSFSQLGQGLKKLKSILTPFKPKPVVHCHMFHALWVAILLKLSGFSLKIVFTLHNNIVSSVMRRWLLFITKPLRAKDIIFSDRGEKWYLKKGVILPNGINLIKFKNSKELIPNDPEIFKFLFLASLTEQKNPLFIPDLVVKLKDNGYTNFKVYFLGSGPLKDSLIHKIDELKVQDHIELMGFRNDVPDILKDFSAQIMPSLWEGMPISILESGSIGLPVITTPVGSIPDFLDDTTGYLAELDSFHLKVIDLMSDYQKAQQKAQKFKIKVHTEFDIDKIYDRHQQLYSQC; this is encoded by the coding sequence ATGACCTATAACATTCATATTATAACTGGTCTATCTGGTGGTGGCGCTGAACATTTGGTTTTAGACCTAAGCCAAAGAGCTAAGAATGATAATAAAAAAGTCGTAGTCATTTCTGTTACAAGCTTAAATGACATTGAACATAAGTTTACCAAACTAGGCATAACGTGCGAATTCTTAAACATTGATTCATTTTCTCAGCTTGGTCAAGGTCTTAAAAAACTAAAGAGCATTCTAACACCTTTTAAACCAAAGCCTGTGGTTCATTGCCATATGTTTCATGCGCTATGGGTGGCCATATTATTAAAACTAAGTGGTTTTTCATTAAAGATTGTGTTCACTTTACATAACAATATTGTAAGTAGCGTTATGCGTAGATGGTTGTTATTTATAACAAAACCATTAAGGGCTAAAGACATTATTTTTTCTGATAGAGGAGAAAAATGGTATCTAAAAAAAGGAGTAATACTGCCTAATGGAATTAACCTAATTAAGTTTAAAAACAGTAAAGAACTTATACCGAATGATCCTGAAATATTTAAATTTTTATTTTTAGCAAGCTTAACAGAACAGAAAAATCCACTTTTTATACCTGACTTGGTAGTAAAGTTAAAAGATAATGGATATACCAATTTTAAGGTATATTTTCTAGGAAGCGGTCCGCTAAAAGATTCATTGATTCATAAAATAGATGAACTCAAAGTACAAGACCATATAGAACTTATGGGTTTTAGAAATGATGTACCTGATATTTTAAAAGATTTCAGCGCTCAAATTATGCCTTCTCTTTGGGAAGGGATGCCTATTTCTATATTGGAATCAGGATCTATTGGTCTACCTGTAATTACAACCCCCGTTGGTAGTATACCGGATTTTTTAGATGACACCACAGGATATCTAGCTGAATTAGACAGCTTTCACTTAAAAGTAATAGATTTGATGTCTGATTATCAAAAAGCACAACAAAAAGCTCAGAAGTTTAAAATTAAAGTACATACAGAATTTGACATCGATAAAATATACGACCGTCATCAACAGTTATATTCACAGTGCTAG
- the murJ gene encoding murein biosynthesis integral membrane protein MurJ, which produces MNPKQFIKNIFSKNNSTARNLLIVASITLLGKFLGFFKETYIASSFGLSLILDTFFIAILVPGFIQNVFLGAFKGVFIPNYVAELKRGKNPASFQATGFLITIVTSAIFVLIAYLITDIFLETLFPNHDELFYSMIKSQFYFLAPCIFLWGISSLLSGMLNIKGEFVYSSLPSFFIPIITILFLAFFKEELGYNVLAIGTLVGSVLGILFLIFICLQKNIISISKPNIKDDNVQLMLKQVPAKVSSGFLTGMNSVVDQYFAAQLLVGSIAAINYGQKIPAFLIGILVVALNNVLLPKFSSMFIDNQRKAFNSYLKMVKLLFIVSTICAIVGILFSDFLVELFYERNKFTSEDSTIVSTMQKIFLIHTPFTICGMVVVNFLTSINKNAFMAYSSLVALILNIILDYVFIQYYGILGIAICTSVVIILKMIFTFWYSISVSKTFAI; this is translated from the coding sequence TTGAATCCAAAACAGTTTATAAAAAACATCTTTTCCAAAAATAATAGTACTGCTCGTAATTTACTTATTGTAGCAAGCATTACATTATTAGGTAAATTTTTGGGTTTTTTCAAAGAAACCTATATTGCTTCTAGTTTTGGCCTTTCATTAATATTAGACACATTCTTCATTGCTATATTAGTACCTGGTTTTATTCAAAATGTTTTTTTAGGCGCATTTAAAGGCGTGTTTATTCCAAATTATGTTGCAGAGTTAAAGCGAGGAAAAAATCCTGCTTCATTTCAAGCTACCGGTTTTTTAATTACCATAGTAACATCAGCAATATTTGTTTTAATTGCATACCTAATAACAGATATTTTTTTAGAAACCCTTTTTCCTAATCATGATGAGCTTTTTTATTCAATGATTAAGTCTCAGTTTTATTTCTTGGCTCCATGTATATTTTTATGGGGCATTTCATCTCTTCTATCTGGAATGTTGAATATTAAAGGAGAATTTGTTTATTCTTCTTTACCTAGTTTTTTTATTCCAATAATCACGATTTTATTTCTTGCTTTTTTCAAAGAAGAACTAGGTTATAATGTTCTCGCAATAGGTACACTAGTGGGTTCTGTATTGGGCATACTATTTTTAATTTTTATTTGCTTACAAAAAAATATTATTTCTATTTCTAAACCGAACATAAAAGATGACAACGTTCAATTAATGCTTAAACAAGTACCTGCGAAAGTCTCGTCTGGTTTTTTAACAGGTATGAATAGTGTCGTTGATCAGTATTTTGCTGCCCAATTACTTGTAGGTTCAATTGCGGCTATTAATTATGGACAAAAGATTCCTGCATTTTTAATCGGTATTCTAGTAGTGGCCTTAAACAATGTTTTATTACCCAAATTTTCAAGCATGTTTATTGACAATCAACGAAAAGCTTTTAATTCTTACTTAAAAATGGTGAAACTTTTATTTATAGTTTCTACCATCTGTGCAATTGTAGGAATTTTATTTTCAGATTTTCTAGTTGAACTATTTTATGAGAGAAATAAATTCACCTCTGAAGATTCAACTATAGTTTCTACCATGCAAAAGATATTTCTGATACACACTCCATTCACAATTTGCGGTATGGTTGTAGTTAATTTTTTAACTAGTATCAATAAAAATGCGTTTATGGCATATTCATCACTAGTCGCTTTAATCTTAAACATAATTTTAGATTATGTATTTATACAGTATTATGGTATTCTAGGTATTGCCATTTGCACGAGTGTAGTTATCATTTTAAAAATGATTTTTACATTTTGGTATAGTATAAGTGTTTCAAAAACATTTGCTATTTAA
- a CDS encoding glycosyltransferase, whose amino-acid sequence MLNSSKNKIKIFFFIPSLRAGGAERVVSFVAQKIDKSKFDTTLFVIGSNKDATFKVPDVNVVFLNHDRVSRSFGTVYKTIKNGKPDIVFGTIGHVNIMLGLCKIFFSKTIFIGREVNVISKLAEVQHIKATLPPWLNKYLMHKLDVMVCQSIDMAEDIKQLSNFPEDKIAIINNPISDKYQLKTELRDKSEPVKLITVGSLSGRKGHLRILEVLKDLKIPFSYTIVGNGELKDEIFSVIKQYGLADKVTHIPFSNEVSTLLQQHDIFLLGSFVEGFPNVLLESCAVGTPVVAFNAPGGINEIIIEDVNGFIAEDQNEYLDKIVHAVSKDWNLAEVRNAVVSRYNESKIIADYENLFLSKTNN is encoded by the coding sequence ATGCTGAACTCCAGTAAAAATAAAATTAAAATATTCTTTTTCATACCGTCACTTAGAGCTGGAGGAGCTGAACGTGTAGTGTCTTTTGTTGCACAAAAAATTGACAAATCTAAATTTGACACCACCCTTTTCGTCATAGGATCCAATAAAGATGCTACATTTAAAGTACCAGATGTTAACGTAGTATTTCTAAATCACGACAGGGTTTCTAGAAGTTTTGGCACAGTTTATAAAACTATAAAAAATGGAAAACCAGATATTGTTTTTGGCACCATTGGTCATGTAAATATAATGCTGGGTCTGTGCAAAATATTTTTCTCAAAGACTATCTTTATTGGTAGAGAAGTAAATGTGATAAGTAAGTTAGCAGAGGTGCAACATATAAAAGCAACTTTACCACCTTGGCTCAATAAATATTTAATGCACAAATTAGATGTAATGGTATGCCAATCTATAGATATGGCTGAAGACATTAAACAACTATCTAATTTTCCAGAAGATAAAATTGCTATTATAAACAATCCTATTTCCGATAAATACCAACTAAAAACAGAATTACGTGACAAGAGTGAGCCGGTCAAACTAATAACCGTAGGTAGTCTTTCTGGCAGAAAAGGGCATTTAAGAATCTTAGAAGTTCTAAAAGATTTAAAAATACCTTTCTCTTATACTATCGTTGGTAACGGAGAACTAAAAGATGAAATTTTTAGTGTTATAAAACAATATGGCCTAGCCGATAAAGTAACCCACATTCCATTTTCTAACGAAGTTTCTACTCTGCTACAGCAGCATGATATCTTTTTATTAGGTTCTTTTGTTGAAGGTTTCCCTAATGTGTTATTAGAAAGTTGTGCAGTAGGCACACCTGTGGTTGCATTTAACGCCCCTGGTGGTATAAATGAAATAATAATTGAGGATGTAAATGGTTTTATTGCTGAAGATCAAAACGAATATTTAGATAAAATTGTGCATGCAGTCAGTAAAGATTGGAATTTAGCTGAAGTAAGAAATGCTGTAGTTTCTAGATATAATGAAAGTAAGATTATTGCAGATTATGAGAATCTATTTTTAAGTAAAACCAATAACTAA
- a CDS encoding glycosyltransferase, protein MSNKKIIRVTTVASSLKILLKGQLSYMNQFYDIIGVSSKDPVLAEVTEIEGVRTKGIDMTRKITPFKDLRAVWQLYTFFRKEKPAIVHTHTPKAGTLGLLAALLAGVPNRLHTIAGLPLMEATGKKRILLNVVEKITYACATKVYPNSKGLDAFVKQEKFTKPSKLKVIGEGSSNGVSIEHFDPALFSEKAKNDLRKSLNIGEEETVLIFLGRIVNDKGIHELVDAFVEVATKFDNVTLIVGGTPEKDLDPIKPKTEEILDTHPKIKMAGWIEDVRPYLAISDAMIFPSYREGFPNVVMQAGAMGVPVIVSDINGSNEIIISGENGVIVPVKNTPLLEKAISEFIERDLNSYSSDKCRQMIIDRYDQKLIWQLLHKEYEALLKNN, encoded by the coding sequence ATGTCCAATAAAAAAATAATTAGAGTTACTACAGTAGCATCATCTCTTAAAATATTACTTAAGGGGCAATTGTCTTATATGAACCAATTCTATGATATTATTGGTGTATCATCAAAAGACCCGGTATTAGCTGAAGTTACCGAAATAGAGGGGGTACGTACTAAAGGTATAGACATGACCAGAAAAATCACCCCTTTCAAGGATTTAAGGGCAGTTTGGCAACTATATACTTTTTTTAGAAAAGAAAAACCAGCAATTGTACATACCCACACGCCTAAGGCTGGTACTTTAGGGCTTCTAGCTGCATTATTAGCAGGTGTACCCAATAGATTACATACCATTGCAGGCTTGCCTTTAATGGAAGCTACAGGGAAAAAAAGAATTCTATTAAATGTAGTAGAAAAAATAACGTATGCTTGTGCTACAAAAGTATACCCTAACTCAAAAGGTTTAGATGCTTTTGTAAAACAGGAAAAATTCACCAAACCGAGTAAATTAAAAGTTATAGGTGAAGGCAGTTCTAACGGGGTAAGTATAGAACATTTTGACCCCGCACTCTTCTCTGAAAAAGCAAAAAACGACTTAAGAAAATCATTAAACATAGGCGAAGAAGAGACTGTTTTAATCTTTCTAGGCAGAATAGTAAATGATAAAGGAATTCACGAACTAGTAGATGCTTTTGTTGAAGTTGCCACTAAGTTTGATAATGTCACGTTAATTGTAGGCGGTACACCTGAAAAGGACCTAGACCCTATTAAGCCAAAAACTGAAGAAATTTTAGATACACATCCAAAAATTAAAATGGCAGGCTGGATCGAAGATGTTAGACCGTATTTGGCGATATCTGATGCTATGATTTTTCCAAGTTATAGAGAAGGCTTCCCAAATGTAGTAATGCAGGCTGGAGCTATGGGAGTACCTGTCATTGTCAGTGATATTAATGGTAGTAACGAAATTATTATTTCTGGTGAAAATGGAGTTATTGTTCCTGTAAAAAATACCCCATTACTTGAAAAAGCGATATCTGAATTTATTGAAAGAGATTTAAATAGCTATTCATCAGATAAATGCAGACAAATGATAATAGACAGATACGATCAAAAGTTGATTTGGCAACTTTTGCATAAAGAATATGAAGCGTTACTTAAAAACAACTAA
- a CDS encoding glycosyltransferase family 4 protein: protein MKIHFVIPSLIGGGAERVMSTIANGLVNNHEVELITFHEGQDYELSTNINRVKLHGGNNKNQTIRSIKNLFTYYKQKEKRPDILISFLPSNNLTAIIVSKIYSIKLIISEHTNHTAPSTRKKDIIRKYFYRFADVTTVLTKFDKPYYENFKANVEIMPNPLIIPTEIKSFEERKKNILVVGSLNRYQNKGFDQILHISAPILKKNKDWNLVIAGDGEKGLKVLQKISFDLEIQKQVKFLGFVKAIDKIMQDSQIFALPSKFEGLPMGLMEALSNGMACISYNCTSGPSELITNNSNGLLITDQDSKAMQEGLELLINDFDFRLKIAKKGPESVSNYGLNAILEKWEKLILSVNQ from the coding sequence ATGAAAATACATTTCGTAATACCTTCTCTTATTGGTGGTGGTGCAGAACGCGTCATGTCAACAATAGCGAATGGTCTTGTTAATAATCATGAAGTAGAATTAATTACTTTTCATGAAGGACAGGATTACGAACTATCTACAAATATTAATCGTGTAAAACTACATGGTGGTAACAATAAAAATCAAACAATACGCTCGATAAAAAATCTTTTCACCTATTACAAACAAAAAGAAAAACGACCAGATATTTTAATTTCATTTTTACCATCAAACAACTTAACGGCAATAATTGTTAGTAAAATATATTCAATTAAGTTAATAATTTCCGAACACACAAATCATACAGCCCCCTCTACCAGAAAAAAAGACATCATTAGAAAGTATTTCTATAGATTTGCTGATGTAACTACAGTACTTACAAAATTTGACAAACCATATTATGAAAATTTCAAGGCAAATGTTGAAATTATGCCTAATCCATTGATAATTCCTACTGAAATTAAGTCTTTCGAAGAAAGAAAAAAAAACATATTAGTAGTAGGTTCTTTGAATAGATATCAAAATAAAGGCTTTGATCAAATTTTACACATTTCAGCCCCTATACTTAAAAAAAATAAAGATTGGAACTTAGTAATTGCTGGTGATGGAGAAAAGGGATTAAAAGTATTACAAAAAATTTCTTTTGATTTAGAAATACAAAAACAGGTTAAATTTTTAGGTTTCGTAAAAGCGATAGATAAGATTATGCAAGATTCCCAAATTTTCGCCCTACCCTCAAAATTTGAAGGATTACCAATGGGTCTTATGGAAGCATTATCTAACGGAATGGCGTGCATTTCTTATAATTGCACTTCAGGTCCGAGTGAATTAATTACAAACAATAGCAACGGTTTATTAATTACTGATCAAGATAGCAAAGCTATGCAAGAAGGTCTTGAATTATTAATAAACGATTTTGATTTTAGACTTAAAATAGCAAAAAAAGGTCCAGAATCTGTTTCAAATTATGGATTGAACGCTATTTTAGAAAAGTGGGAAAAATTAATTTTATCTGTTAACCAATAG
- a CDS encoding glycosyltransferase family 2 protein, with product MLKNLLPVFNLIEEEIYKYKFTVFVPVYNAAETISLVFDSLNAQTFKDFEVIIINDGSSDNSHEVINSKLPDLSFDHTYINNIVNVNKFGILFEAVEKAKGEFFIIHDSDDQCTSNALETFLRQYNSIPSELKDKISGVTCKCKNQFGEEIGAKLPADPLYSNTFESSIKYGLSFEKWGLVKTRLLKSIKIDKFIVGKGMIPESFIWMIFAKNKFLTKYCSDVIRIYFVDNQNSLSTLKYDKKALGMGLYAIMFMNYFYEDYLLVYPKHFIKRLVSLLMASKYLKYTFKDYYQSIDSVILKIIFSVLWPFKSFL from the coding sequence ATGTTGAAAAATTTACTTCCTGTTTTTAATTTAATCGAAGAGGAAATTTATAAATACAAATTTACTGTATTTGTACCTGTATATAATGCAGCGGAAACCATTAGCTTAGTTTTTGATTCTTTAAATGCTCAAACCTTTAAGGATTTCGAAGTTATTATTATTAATGATGGATCTTCTGATAATTCTCATGAAGTTATAAATAGTAAATTACCGGATTTGAGTTTTGACCATACTTATATTAATAACATTGTTAATGTAAACAAATTTGGTATATTATTCGAAGCAGTTGAAAAAGCTAAAGGTGAGTTTTTTATAATTCATGATTCTGATGACCAATGTACATCAAATGCTTTAGAAACATTTTTACGGCAGTATAATTCAATACCCAGCGAATTAAAAGACAAGATAAGTGGTGTTACATGTAAATGTAAGAATCAATTTGGAGAGGAAATAGGTGCGAAACTACCAGCAGATCCTTTGTATAGTAATACTTTCGAAAGTTCAATTAAATATGGTCTGTCTTTTGAGAAATGGGGCTTGGTAAAGACCAGGCTACTTAAGAGTATAAAAATCGATAAGTTTATTGTAGGTAAAGGAATGATTCCAGAAAGCTTTATTTGGATGATTTTTGCAAAAAATAAGTTTCTAACTAAATATTGTTCTGATGTAATTAGAATTTATTTTGTAGACAATCAAAACAGTTTGTCTACATTAAAGTATGATAAAAAAGCTCTTGGAATGGGTTTATATGCCATAATGTTCATGAATTATTTTTATGAGGATTATTTGCTAGTTTATCCAAAACACTTTATAAAAAGGCTTGTGTCTCTTTTAATGGCAAGCAAATATTTAAAGTACACTTTTAAAGACTATTATCAGAGTATAGATTCTGTGATATTAAAAATTATATTCTCTGTACTTTGGCCTTTTAAATCTTTCTTATAA